The proteins below come from a single Arthrobacter sp. zg-Y1171 genomic window:
- a CDS encoding Hsp70 family protein, with the protein MIVGFDFGTTNSLISAVVGDRVIDVVDEEGRPHPSVVRYEGESVIVGREARRALEEVGIGVYGNTVRSPKFLLGQEVVSVGGVERSPIDIVADVIRYVRSETRRSRQRQVLGELDRAVVTIPVNMNGPRRAALREAFAQAGISVAQFVHEPLAALYGHLRGASDPVSEIRRLMRRNVLVVDWGGGTLDLTLCRIEPGRIVQLRNGGTDQVGGDKFDEVIRDEVVARFSTKHGISESDHPIREARLRLLQDAERNKIELSDRPSVTFYRPNYFPESDTTLEYALSRQELDGITRPLVTSGIREIEALLDSVGMAPAQVSLCLVAGGMAAMPSIRSRLHELFGPERVLVPANSATLVSQGAARIAHDAQRLVLAKQIELEMARGSRLPLLRAGTEMPADGEVRQDRFHLYCTDPTEGVAKFSIVAPSEVVEQPQASDPRTSLGIVTVSVDTTAPPLVERLELGVQVDDDLILTIDAASSQRGDRSRASYFDLEFGIGLTGSANLGPVDIADTDAWVQNDGLIARANVANKPDSQLIPGDVLHKHNPLAFARIPGPDEATSEQRTEYLYYKPCAVCRRKWGDPACRCATVA; encoded by the coding sequence ATGATCGTCGGGTTTGACTTCGGGACTACTAACAGTTTGATTTCGGCCGTGGTAGGCGACCGCGTTATCGACGTGGTGGATGAGGAGGGGCGGCCGCACCCCTCAGTTGTTCGCTACGAGGGTGAAAGCGTTATCGTCGGTCGTGAGGCGCGGCGCGCGCTGGAGGAGGTCGGGATCGGGGTTTACGGCAACACCGTGCGCTCACCGAAGTTCCTCCTTGGGCAGGAAGTGGTCAGCGTGGGCGGGGTCGAGCGCAGCCCCATCGACATCGTGGCGGACGTGATCCGATATGTCCGCTCCGAGACGCGCCGCAGCCGACAGCGGCAGGTGCTGGGCGAGCTGGACCGCGCCGTCGTCACTATACCGGTCAATATGAACGGCCCACGCCGTGCTGCGCTTCGTGAGGCCTTTGCTCAGGCCGGAATCTCAGTGGCTCAGTTCGTGCATGAGCCTCTGGCCGCCTTATACGGCCACTTGCGCGGAGCGTCTGATCCTGTGAGTGAAATTCGCCGGCTCATGCGACGAAACGTGCTTGTTGTGGATTGGGGTGGAGGAACGCTCGACCTCACTCTGTGTCGGATCGAACCTGGCCGGATCGTCCAGCTTCGTAATGGCGGCACCGATCAAGTTGGTGGTGACAAATTCGATGAGGTCATCCGCGACGAAGTGGTCGCAAGGTTCTCGACCAAGCACGGAATTTCCGAATCGGATCACCCGATCCGGGAAGCGCGCCTCCGCTTGCTGCAGGACGCCGAACGTAACAAGATCGAGCTCTCCGATCGCCCGAGCGTCACCTTCTATCGACCTAACTACTTCCCTGAGTCCGACACCACGCTTGAGTATGCTCTGAGCCGCCAGGAATTGGACGGTATCACCCGTCCTTTGGTGACCAGCGGCATCCGAGAGATAGAGGCGCTTCTCGATAGCGTGGGCATGGCGCCTGCGCAGGTCTCTCTTTGCCTGGTGGCGGGCGGCATGGCGGCGATGCCAAGCATCCGCAGCCGATTGCACGAACTATTTGGACCGGAGCGGGTGCTCGTCCCAGCGAACAGCGCGACCCTTGTGTCCCAAGGAGCTGCGCGGATTGCGCACGATGCGCAGCGGCTGGTACTTGCGAAGCAGATCGAGTTGGAGATGGCCCGGGGGTCGCGGCTTCCACTACTACGGGCTGGAACGGAGATGCCCGCTGACGGTGAAGTCCGCCAGGATCGGTTTCACCTGTATTGCACTGACCCGACCGAAGGTGTTGCGAAGTTCTCCATTGTTGCCCCATCTGAGGTGGTTGAGCAGCCACAAGCGAGCGATCCGCGGACGTCGCTCGGTATTGTGACTGTATCGGTGGACACGACGGCGCCGCCGCTTGTTGAGCGGTTGGAACTCGGCGTGCAGGTCGATGACGACCTGATCTTGACGATCGACGCGGCATCCAGTCAGCGCGGTGACCGGTCGCGCGCGTCGTACTTCGACCTCGAGTTCGGCATCGGACTCACAGGGAGCGCCAATCTCGGACCAGTTGATATCGCAGATACGGACGCCTGGGTACAAAACGATGGTCTCATCGCCCGTGCCAACGTTGCGAATAAGCCGGACTCACAGCTGATCCCTGGGGATGTGTTGCATAAGCACAATCCGCTCGCGTTTGCCCGGATCCCCGGTCCCGATGAGGCAACGAGCGAGCAACGCACTGAATACCTCTACTACAAGCCGTGCGCCGTTTGTAGGCGCAAGTGGGGCGACCCCGCTTGTAGGTGCGCCACGGTGGCCTAA